In Vicia villosa cultivar HV-30 ecotype Madison, WI unplaced genomic scaffold, Vvil1.0 ctg.003334F_1_1, whole genome shotgun sequence, a genomic segment contains:
- the LOC131640832 gene encoding uncharacterized protein LOC131640832, whose translation MESIKQEILELRKEVVTLKAGMEHLTALVEALVAAQVNPPMMEERMAKVFLETLNSFFPKGTVVSTPADFHREVGMKALLEKDVRKECLFEEGNSAGSVKKFGNDFSKKRIRGGNNHHQHHHVSYIIPVSNSIHATPDYQQSTRQQAPPLNEQNQSRKPNFDPIPMTYTELFPALIHKNLVQTRSPPPIPEKIPWWYNADVTCAFHQDAPGHSLEDCWALKVEVQRLTRAGILSFRDIGPDVQANSLPKHE comes from the coding sequence atggaaagtatcaaacaagagattcttgaactccgcaaagaggtggttactttgaaggctggtatggagcatctgactgctctggttgaggctctagttgctgcccaagtcaatcctcctatgatggaagaaaggatggcaaaggtctttcttgaaactctgaactcgttctttcccaaggggacagtagtcagtacacctgctgacttccacagagaggtgggtatgaaagcgcttctagaaaaggatgtccgaaaggaatgtttgtttgaagaaggtaactcagctggtagtgtgaagaagtttggtaatgacttttcaaagaagagaatcaggggaggaaacaatcatcatcaacatcatcatgtttcctatatcattcctgtatccaattcaatTCATGCAACTCCAGATTATCAGCAAAGTACTCGGCAACAAGCTCCTCCACTGAATGAGCAAAATCAATCTCGAAAgcctaattttgatcctatccctatgacctacacagaattgttccctgctctaattcataagaatttggttcagacaaggtcaccacctccaattccagagaagattccatggtggtacaatgctgatgttacttgcgcttttcatcaggatgctcccggacacagtttagaagattgttgggctctaaaggttgaagttcaaagattgactcgtgctggtattttgtctttccgagacattggccctgatgttcaagccaattctttgccaaagcatgaatga